The Candidatus Neomarinimicrobiota bacterium genome segment CGCTATAATCCAGTGCATTGACGCCAATGAAAATGTTATAACATTCCAGCACTTCTGCCCAGGCGAGAGCATAAGAAAGAAAAATTGTATTGCGAGCGGGAACGTAGGTTACAGGGATGTCATTTGTTATATCATCAACCATTTCATGTTGTGGGACTTCGATATCATCTGTTAAAGCAGATCCTCCAAAGGTAGTCAAATCTATATCAATTATTTTATGTTTCTCTATAGCGTATTTGCTTGCAATACGTTTCGCAGAAGTTATTTCAAATTTATGCCTTTGACCATAATTGAATGAAAGCGCATACACAGAATATTTGTTATTCATTGCCATTGCTAAACAGGTGGCGGAGTCTAACCCACCACTTAAAAGGACGATTGTTTTTTTAAGGGTATTCATAAAACGTAGCAGAGAAATTACATCTATACTAGAAAATCATTTGAAAAGAATATAGGGAATTCAATTGTGCCCGCGGAAGGATTTGAACCCTCGGCCAAGTGATTAAGAGTCACCTGCTCTACCAACTGAGCTACACGGGCTTTTTAAGGGTTTGGAAATTAGTTTGTATTAAAAAATAAACAGAACTCAAATTTTTTGTTTTTTTTATTCTTTTGCACTTGCTCCAAATGACTCCGGCTCTTACTTTTGTTATGCCTCACTTATGCATATCATAAAGAGTTGCATAACAAAAGAGGTTGGTATTTGAAAAAAAGAAGGCTCTTGGTTGGCGTTGAGAGCCTCCAATTTGAACCAAGCCGCAGGATGCATTTCAATTTGAAACGTAGTCTGTGGCTTGATTCGTTTTTGGTTGTAAATTTATTTGTTTTTTGACATGGGGGCGACCGGTTTCGACGGGACAGGAGTTCTTTAGAACGGCATGCAGAGGTCCCAGGGTCCTCTTAAATCAACCTGGAAATACCATAAATGCCGATTACGGCTACATGGCAGCAGCTTAAGTAATTAAGCAATAAAGTTGCCCGTCCTGAGTCAGTTCCGCCTGTGGGCAGGCTCAAGGGCGTCGATTACACGGGCTGGGTATGTTGAGCGCCTGATCCGACATACTGAGAATTCTTCAGGCTTCGGTTGAAATGCGTGGGTCCCTGGATCGCATTTCAGCAACACTTAACCAGGCGACTAAGCATGTAGAAGATCTTTTGAAACTTGTTTCGGACGGGAGTTCGAATCTCCCCGCCTCCACTTCATTCAAGCGAACATGTTCGCTTTCATTCCGTTCCGGCGGGCAAGCCCGCCTCCCGTAGGCTAATTAGATGAAAATTAGTTTGGTTATATTGAGAAGTAGATTGATCCCGAAACGATATATTGGTATTACCAATAACTTAACCACCCGTTTAAAAAAGCATCGTACTCCAAATTCAAGAGTGTATCGAATGCTTGGGGATTTTGACTTAATTAATACTGAAAATCACCCGGATTATAATTCGGCGCGAAAAAGAGAACTTTTAAGTTTGGATTA includes the following:
- the queC gene encoding 7-cyano-7-deazaguanine synthase QueC, whose protein sequence is MNTLKKTIVLLSGGLDSATCLAMAMNNKYSVYALSFNYGQRHKFEITSAKRIASKYAIEKHKIIDIDLTTFGGSALTDDIEVPQHEMVDDITNDIPVTYVPARNTIFLSYALAWAEVLECYNIFIGVNALDYSGYPDCRPEYIDAFQTMANLATKSGVEGSESIQIHTPLLHLTKAQIIQNGIKLGVDYRLTFSCYNPDESGTSCRKCDACILRLKGFKEAGLSDPISYQS
- a CDS encoding GIY-YIG nuclease family protein gives rise to the protein MKISLVILRSRLIPKRYIGITNNLTTRLKKHRTPNSRVYRMLGDFDLINTENHPDYNSARKRELLSLDYYELN